From the Kitasatospora viridis genome, one window contains:
- a CDS encoding ATP-binding cassette domain-containing protein, whose amino-acid sequence MIRTQGLTKTYPGTGVRAVDRLDLQVRRGELFGLLGPNGAGKTTTVGMLTTRVVPSSGRAWIGGIDVVARPTLVKQVIAVVSQQNTLDRSLTVRENLVYHGLLFGFPAREARRTADGLLERFHLGRWADASVYALSGGLAQRLMVARAIFHRPAVLFLDEPTAGLDPQSRLALWEILAALIAEGQTILLTTHNMEEADQLCDRVAVIDHGRVLALDTPAALKQAVDADTVVTVQAGGEPGALAELLAREVAGVNRTRLLPGGVELQVKGGGANRLLPRVLNAAENGGFEVADLSVAAPTLETVFISLTGKELRD is encoded by the coding sequence GTGATTCGCACGCAGGGGCTGACCAAGACCTATCCGGGCACCGGCGTGCGGGCGGTGGACCGGCTCGACCTCCAGGTGCGCCGCGGCGAACTCTTCGGGCTGCTCGGGCCGAACGGGGCGGGCAAGACCACCACGGTCGGGATGCTCACCACCCGGGTGGTGCCCAGCTCCGGGCGGGCCTGGATCGGCGGCATCGACGTGGTGGCCCGGCCGACCCTGGTCAAGCAGGTGATCGCGGTGGTCTCGCAGCAGAACACCCTGGACCGCTCGCTCACCGTGCGGGAGAACCTGGTCTACCACGGCCTGCTCTTCGGCTTCCCGGCCCGCGAGGCCCGCCGCACCGCCGACGGGCTGCTGGAGCGGTTCCACCTCGGGCGGTGGGCCGACGCCTCGGTCTACGCGCTCTCCGGCGGGCTGGCCCAGCGACTGATGGTCGCCCGGGCGATCTTCCACCGCCCGGCGGTGCTCTTCCTGGACGAGCCGACGGCGGGCCTGGACCCGCAGAGCCGGCTGGCGCTCTGGGAGATCCTGGCCGCGCTGATCGCCGAGGGCCAGACCATCCTGCTCACCACCCACAACATGGAGGAGGCCGACCAACTCTGCGACCGGGTCGCGGTGATCGACCACGGCCGGGTGCTGGCGCTGGACACCCCGGCCGCGCTCAAGCAGGCGGTGGACGCGGACACCGTGGTGACCGTCCAGGCGGGCGGCGAACCGGGTGCGCTGGCGGAGCTGCTGGCCCGCGAGGTGGCCGGGGTGAACCGCACCCGGCTGCTGCCCGGCGGGGTCGAGCTCCAGGTCAAGGGCGGCGGCGCGAACCGGCTGCTGCCCCGGGTGCTGAACGCGGCGGAGAACGGCGGGTTCGAGGTGGCCGACCTCTCGGTGGCCGCGCCGACCCTGGAGACCGTCTTCATCTCGCTGACCGGGAAGGAGTTGCGGGACTGA
- a CDS encoding ABC transporter permease yields MADPAMITVTPARSVPAAARSALGALIRRDLLVLRKNFGEFAGRTVMQPLLLVFVFLYVFPTIGQGVGAGGGKSGESDFATVLVPGVVAVTIMFQGIQSVAIQLSQEFGYTREIEDRVQAPCPLWLVAVSRVLSGATQGMISAVIVFPIAAVVHAPGVHAHLSVHWWVVVTLIPLSCLAMTSLGLVLGTAFEPRNIGLMFGFVVLPLVFLGGTYYQWTRLAAVKVGGFPWLQTLVLANPLIYIAEGMRAGLTDASHMHLYVVYPVLIGFCVLFLGLGLRNFRRRVLS; encoded by the coding sequence ATGGCCGATCCGGCGATGATCACGGTGACGCCGGCCCGCTCGGTGCCGGCCGCCGCCCGCTCGGCGCTGGGCGCGCTGATCCGGCGGGACCTGCTGGTGCTGCGGAAGAACTTCGGCGAGTTCGCCGGGCGGACGGTGATGCAGCCGCTGCTGCTGGTCTTCGTCTTCCTCTACGTCTTCCCGACCATCGGGCAGGGGGTGGGCGCGGGCGGCGGGAAGTCGGGGGAGTCGGACTTCGCGACGGTGCTGGTGCCCGGGGTGGTCGCGGTGACCATCATGTTCCAGGGCATCCAGTCGGTGGCGATCCAGCTCTCCCAGGAGTTCGGCTACACCCGGGAGATCGAGGACCGGGTGCAGGCACCCTGCCCGCTCTGGCTGGTCGCGGTCTCCCGGGTGCTCTCCGGGGCGACCCAGGGGATGATCTCGGCGGTGATCGTCTTCCCGATCGCCGCGGTGGTGCACGCGCCCGGGGTGCACGCCCACCTGTCGGTGCACTGGTGGGTGGTGGTGACGCTGATCCCGCTCAGCTGCCTGGCGATGACCTCGCTCGGGCTGGTGCTCGGCACCGCCTTCGAACCGCGCAACATCGGGCTGATGTTCGGCTTCGTGGTGCTGCCGCTGGTCTTCCTCGGCGGCACCTACTACCAGTGGACCCGGCTGGCGGCGGTCAAGGTCGGCGGCTTCCCCTGGCTGCAGACCCTGGTGCTGGCCAACCCGCTGATCTACATCGCCGAGGGCATGCGGGCCGGGCTGACCGACGCCTCGCACATGCACCTGTACGTGGTCTACCCGGTGCTGATCGGGTTCTGCGTGCTCTTCCTGGGGCTCGGGCTGCGCAACTTCCGGCGGCGGGTGCTCTCCTGA
- the metG gene encoding methionine--tRNA ligase, which yields MARHLITSALPYINGIKHLGNMVGSMLPADVYSRYLRQRGHEVLYICATDEHGTPAELAAKAAGQSVEQFCAEQHDAQKAIYDGFALSFDYFGRSSSQQNREITQEFARELQANGFIEERAIRQVYSIADGRFLPDRYIEGTCPHCGYDKARGDQCENCTRLLDPTDLINPRSAVSGSTELEVRETSHLFLLQSKLAGEVEAWIDEHGKDWPTLASSIARKWLTEGLNDRAITRDLDWGVPVPADVWPEMAAQGKVFYVWFDAPIEYIGATKEWSDADPANRDWKSWWYQADDVRYTEFMAKDNVPFHTVMFPATQIGTRAPWKKVDFVKAFNWLNYYGGKFSTSQKHGIFTDAALELLPADYWRYFLIANAPESDDTSFSWELFSATVNKDLADTLGNFVNRVLSFSLKRFGDTVPAGAEPGEAERALGTEIAGLLAEYQGHLDALQFRKAAQALRALWSAGNVYLETKAPWLEIKTDEAAAALTLRTAMQLIHLYGVVSAPFIPASSAAMRAVFATAEAGEPTWISQEQAAALEFVPAGTAFAVPPVLFAKITEDDLAAWRERFGAQ from the coding sequence ATGGCTCGACACCTGATCACCAGCGCGCTTCCCTACATCAACGGGATCAAGCACCTGGGGAACATGGTGGGCTCCATGCTCCCGGCGGACGTCTACTCCCGGTACCTGCGCCAGCGCGGCCACGAGGTGCTCTACATCTGCGCCACCGACGAGCACGGCACCCCGGCCGAGCTGGCCGCCAAGGCCGCCGGCCAGTCGGTCGAGCAGTTCTGCGCCGAGCAGCACGACGCGCAGAAGGCGATCTACGACGGCTTCGCGCTCTCCTTCGACTACTTCGGCCGCTCCTCCTCGCAGCAGAACCGGGAGATCACCCAGGAGTTCGCCCGCGAGCTGCAGGCCAACGGCTTCATCGAGGAGCGGGCGATCCGCCAGGTCTACTCGATCGCCGACGGCCGGTTCCTGCCGGACCGCTACATCGAGGGCACCTGCCCGCACTGCGGCTACGACAAGGCCCGCGGCGACCAGTGCGAGAACTGCACCCGGCTGCTCGACCCGACCGACCTGATCAACCCGCGCTCGGCGGTCAGCGGTTCCACCGAGCTGGAGGTCCGCGAGACCAGCCACCTCTTCCTGCTGCAGTCCAAGCTGGCCGGCGAGGTCGAGGCCTGGATCGACGAGCACGGCAAGGACTGGCCGACGCTGGCCTCCTCGATCGCCCGCAAGTGGCTCACCGAGGGCCTGAACGACCGTGCGATCACCCGCGACCTGGACTGGGGCGTGCCGGTCCCGGCCGACGTCTGGCCGGAGATGGCCGCGCAGGGCAAGGTCTTCTACGTCTGGTTCGACGCCCCGATCGAGTACATCGGCGCGACCAAGGAGTGGTCGGACGCCGACCCGGCCAACCGGGACTGGAAGTCCTGGTGGTACCAGGCCGACGACGTGCGCTACACCGAGTTCATGGCCAAGGACAACGTCCCGTTCCACACCGTGATGTTCCCGGCCACCCAGATCGGCACCCGGGCGCCGTGGAAGAAGGTCGACTTCGTCAAGGCCTTCAACTGGCTGAACTACTACGGCGGCAAGTTCTCCACCAGCCAGAAGCACGGCATCTTCACCGACGCCGCGCTGGAGCTGCTGCCCGCCGACTACTGGCGCTACTTCCTGATCGCCAACGCCCCGGAGTCGGACGACACCAGCTTCAGCTGGGAGCTGTTCTCCGCCACCGTGAACAAGGACCTGGCCGACACCCTGGGCAACTTCGTCAACCGGGTGCTCTCCTTCTCGCTGAAGCGCTTCGGCGACACCGTGCCGGCCGGCGCCGAGCCGGGCGAGGCCGAGCGGGCGCTGGGCACCGAGATCGCCGGGCTGCTCGCCGAGTACCAGGGCCACCTGGACGCGCTGCAGTTCCGCAAGGCGGCCCAGGCGCTGCGCGCGCTGTGGAGCGCGGGCAACGTCTACCTGGAGACCAAGGCCCCCTGGCTGGAGATCAAGACCGACGAGGCCGCCGCCGCGCTCACGCTGCGCACCGCGATGCAGCTGATCCACCTCTACGGCGTGGTCTCCGCCCCGTTCATCCCGGCCTCCAGCGCCGCGATGCGCGCGGTCTTCGCCACCGCCGAGGCGGGCGAGCCGACCTGGATCTCCCAGGAGCAGGCCGCCGCGCTGGAGTTCGTGCCGGCCGGCACCGCCTTCGCCGTCCCGCCGGTGCTCTTCGCCAAGATCACCGAGGACGACCTGGCGGCGTGGCGCGAGCGCTTCGGCGCCCAGTAA
- a CDS encoding LCP family protein: MTLDGNRSTSGQPTDGSPVEGGRAAARRAAQQAAKGGGRGRRAGGTGTTAPTGGRAANRKAPLGKAAKRKRILKFTAYGVGITLLVSVGGGYLYIQELNANIKKGNLNNGGTALAPDSKANAAGQKPLNILMLGSDGRNNAADCQLGGSCDGSAPHADVEMLVHLSADRSNASIMSIPRDTQAKIPDCKDPKSGKVLKGRTSIITDSLNVGDPGCVVDTWESLTGIHIDHYMMIDFSGVVNMADAIGGVQVCTKENVMDYQPYTDAQGVFHQIGSHLELAAGTHSIKGEQALEWLRTRHAFGDGSDIGRAQAQHLYINSMIRSFKSAKTLADPLKLNDLAQAATKALSVDNALGSVQALANLALDLNKVPTERITTVTMPWAYQPDPKNPSAALVVTTPDSKKLFQMIVNDVALDKNAPPPAGGGTLPATDQPSAPAAPAPAAPPAVTVDKSTIHIDVQNSSGAAGRSTAISDALVKQGFTHAAKDTTKVPNSPTKLLYPANKSDSAKTVAAALGLPDSALEQSGASGTSLTLKVGTDWTSGDSFGGGGAAGGGAPQAPVPTAMPTTAQSQNASDDSQCMEVNPAPYSSFKDGQSKYIYSWTSANPPNVPQP, encoded by the coding sequence ATGACGCTTGACGGTAACCGCTCAACCAGCGGTCAGCCGACCGACGGCAGCCCCGTGGAGGGCGGCCGCGCGGCCGCCCGACGGGCCGCCCAGCAGGCTGCCAAGGGTGGCGGCCGCGGACGGCGCGCCGGCGGTACCGGCACCACCGCGCCGACCGGCGGCCGGGCGGCCAACCGCAAGGCGCCGCTGGGCAAGGCCGCCAAGCGCAAGCGGATCCTCAAGTTCACCGCGTACGGCGTCGGGATCACCCTGCTGGTCTCGGTCGGCGGCGGCTACCTGTACATCCAGGAGCTCAACGCCAACATCAAGAAGGGCAACCTCAACAACGGGGGCACCGCCCTCGCCCCGGACTCCAAGGCCAACGCGGCCGGCCAGAAGCCGCTGAACATCCTGATGCTGGGCTCCGACGGCCGCAACAACGCCGCCGACTGCCAGCTCGGCGGCTCCTGCGACGGCAGCGCCCCGCACGCGGACGTCGAGATGCTGGTGCACCTCTCCGCGGACCGGTCCAACGCCTCGATCATGAGCATCCCGCGCGACACCCAGGCGAAGATCCCGGACTGCAAGGACCCGAAGAGCGGCAAGGTGCTGAAGGGCCGCACCAGCATCATCACCGACAGCCTCAACGTCGGTGACCCGGGCTGCGTGGTGGACACCTGGGAGTCGCTCACCGGCATCCACATCGACCACTACATGATGATCGACTTCTCCGGCGTGGTGAACATGGCCGACGCCATCGGCGGTGTGCAGGTGTGCACCAAGGAGAACGTCATGGACTACCAGCCGTACACCGACGCGCAGGGCGTCTTCCACCAGATCGGCTCGCACCTGGAGCTGGCCGCCGGCACCCACTCGATCAAGGGCGAGCAGGCGCTGGAGTGGCTGCGCACCCGGCACGCCTTCGGCGACGGCAGCGACATCGGCCGCGCCCAGGCCCAGCACCTCTACATCAACTCGATGATCCGCTCGTTCAAGTCGGCCAAGACGCTGGCCGACCCGCTGAAACTGAACGACCTGGCGCAGGCCGCGACCAAGGCGCTCTCGGTGGACAACGCGCTCGGCTCGGTGCAGGCGCTGGCCAACCTGGCACTGGACCTGAACAAGGTGCCGACCGAGCGGATCACCACGGTGACCATGCCCTGGGCCTACCAGCCGGACCCGAAGAACCCGAGCGCCGCGCTGGTGGTCACCACGCCGGACTCCAAGAAGCTGTTCCAGATGATCGTCAACGACGTGGCGCTGGACAAGAACGCCCCGCCGCCGGCCGGCGGCGGCACGCTCCCCGCCACCGACCAGCCGAGCGCCCCGGCCGCCCCCGCGCCGGCCGCGCCGCCCGCGGTGACCGTGGACAAGTCGACCATCCACATCGACGTGCAGAACTCCAGCGGCGCCGCCGGCCGGTCCACCGCGATCAGCGACGCGCTGGTGAAGCAGGGCTTCACGCACGCCGCCAAGGACACCACCAAGGTGCCGAACTCGCCGACCAAGCTGCTCTACCCGGCGAACAAGTCGGACTCGGCCAAGACCGTGGCCGCCGCGCTCGGCCTGCCGGACTCGGCGCTGGAGCAGTCCGGCGCCTCCGGCACCTCGCTGACCCTCAAGGTCGGCACCGACTGGACCAGCGGCGACAGCTTCGGCGGCGGCGGCGCCGCGGGCGGCGGCGCCCCGCAGGCGCCCGTGCCCACCGCGATGCCCACCACCGCCCAGTCGCAGAACGCCTCGGACGACAGCCAGTGCATGGAGGTCAACCCGGCGCCGTACAGCTCGTTCAAGGACGGCCAGAGCAAGTACATCTACAGCTGGACCAGCGCCAACCCGCCGAACGTGCCGCAGCCCTGA
- the lysA gene encoding diaminopimelate decarboxylase translates to MTTATTLAADPLSGPRLARLAERYGTPAWIYDADRIRAQIARLRGFDVIRFAQKACSNTHILRLMREEGVLVDAVSLGEIERALTAGYQPHGADEPIVLTADLLDRATLRRVVELRLPVNAGSPQMLDQVGTASPGHPVWLRINPGFGHGHSRKTNTGGEQSKHGIWHEHLAESLELIDRHGLELIGLHMHIGSGVDYGHLEAVCETMVKQVRLSGRDVRAISAGGGLSVPYREGQPEVDTERYFRLWDSARQELERELGHRVRLEIEPGRFLVAGAGVLTSEVRAQKPVGSNHFVLVDAGFNDLMRPAMYGSSHRVSVLSPSGEPRTEAVRDTVLAGPLCESGDVFTQVEGGDVEPIPLPSARIGDLVVFHDTGAYGASMSSNYNSRPLLPEVLVEGAEARLIRRRQTVAELLSLETELG, encoded by the coding sequence GTGACCACTGCGACCACGCTTGCAGCCGACCCGCTGAGCGGCCCCCGGCTGGCCCGCCTCGCCGAGCGGTACGGCACCCCCGCCTGGATCTACGACGCCGACCGGATCCGCGCCCAGATCGCCCGGCTGCGCGGCTTCGACGTGATCCGCTTCGCCCAGAAGGCCTGCTCCAACACCCACATCCTGCGCCTGATGCGCGAGGAGGGCGTGCTGGTCGACGCCGTCTCGCTGGGCGAGATCGAGCGCGCGCTGACCGCCGGCTACCAACCGCACGGCGCCGACGAGCCGATCGTCCTCACCGCCGACCTGCTGGACCGGGCCACCCTGCGCCGGGTGGTGGAGCTGCGGCTGCCGGTCAACGCCGGCTCGCCGCAGATGCTCGACCAGGTGGGCACGGCCAGCCCCGGCCACCCGGTCTGGCTGCGGATCAACCCCGGCTTCGGGCACGGCCACAGCCGCAAGACCAACACCGGCGGCGAGCAGAGCAAGCACGGCATCTGGCACGAGCACCTGGCCGAGAGCCTGGAGCTGATCGACCGTCACGGGCTGGAGCTGATCGGCCTGCACATGCACATCGGCTCCGGGGTGGACTACGGCCACCTGGAGGCGGTCTGCGAGACCATGGTCAAGCAGGTGCGGCTCAGCGGCCGGGACGTCCGGGCGATCTCGGCCGGCGGCGGACTGTCGGTGCCCTACCGGGAGGGCCAGCCGGAGGTGGACACCGAGCGCTACTTCCGGCTCTGGGACTCCGCCCGGCAGGAGCTGGAGCGCGAACTCGGCCACCGGGTGCGGCTGGAGATCGAGCCGGGGCGCTTCCTGGTGGCCGGCGCCGGGGTGCTCACCAGCGAGGTGCGGGCCCAGAAGCCGGTCGGCAGCAACCACTTCGTGCTGGTCGACGCCGGCTTCAACGACCTGATGCGGCCCGCCATGTACGGCAGCAGCCACCGCGTCTCGGTGCTCTCGCCGAGCGGCGAGCCGCGCACCGAGGCGGTCCGGGACACCGTGCTGGCCGGCCCGCTGTGCGAGTCGGGCGACGTCTTCACCCAGGTCGAGGGCGGCGACGTGGAGCCGATCCCGCTGCCCAGCGCCCGGATCGGCGACCTGGTGGTCTTCCACGACACCGGCGCCTACGGGGCCAGCATGTCCTCCAACTACAACTCCCGCCCGCTGCTCCCCGAGGTGCTGGTCGAGGGCGCCGAGGCCCGGCTGATCCGCCGCCGCCAGACGGTTGCGGAACTCCTGTCGCTGGAGACCGAGTTGGGCTGA
- a CDS encoding MFS transporter, whose product MGAKPKAAGPGPWATFTESPLAVKAVLAGVVINRLGAFLSIFLVLYLTARGYSADQAALALGGYGAGGVAGVLVGGALANALGARNATVLSMTGSALLLVLVYYVHSYPLIVASVVLVGLFQTIYRPAAAALLSELTPADRQVMVFGIWRLGLNLGTTLCPQLGFGLYRLGGHGYGMLFWGEAVVAVAYAVLAFATLPGKAGPGAGAVAGAAKGERESYLRVLRDTRYVFFLIASLANAIIYSQYLSTLPLDVARSGVDVFWYSLAVSVNSVIVIAVELPLTKVTQKWPVRITAGCAFALVGLGEACYGLPLGAAVILIGTLIWTLGEILGGPTMFAYPGLVAPDRLKARYISSFQLMFTAGTAIGPVVGGVLFQQLHHGVWPVVAVFAVFSTVFGVLGIRPIQPLVAARDPEAQTEPVAETV is encoded by the coding sequence ATGGGCGCGAAGCCGAAAGCCGCCGGCCCCGGGCCGTGGGCCACGTTCACCGAGTCACCGCTCGCCGTCAAGGCGGTGCTGGCCGGGGTGGTGATCAACCGTCTGGGGGCGTTCCTCAGCATCTTCCTGGTGCTCTACCTGACCGCCCGCGGCTACTCCGCCGACCAGGCGGCGCTGGCCCTCGGCGGCTACGGCGCCGGCGGCGTGGCCGGGGTGCTGGTCGGCGGGGCGCTGGCCAACGCGCTCGGCGCCCGCAACGCCACCGTGCTGAGCATGACCGGCTCGGCACTGCTGCTGGTGCTGGTCTACTACGTGCACAGCTACCCGCTGATCGTGGCCTCCGTGGTCCTGGTCGGCCTGTTCCAGACCATCTACCGGCCGGCCGCGGCCGCGCTGCTCTCCGAACTCACCCCGGCCGACCGGCAGGTGATGGTCTTCGGGATCTGGCGGCTCGGCCTCAACCTCGGCACCACGCTCTGCCCGCAGCTCGGCTTCGGCCTCTACCGGCTCGGCGGGCACGGGTACGGGATGCTCTTCTGGGGCGAGGCGGTGGTCGCGGTGGCCTACGCCGTGCTGGCCTTCGCCACCCTGCCCGGCAAGGCGGGGCCGGGCGCCGGGGCGGTCGCCGGGGCCGCGAAGGGGGAGCGGGAGAGCTACCTGCGGGTGCTCAGGGACACCCGCTACGTCTTCTTCCTGATCGCCTCGCTGGCCAACGCGATCATCTACTCGCAGTACCTCTCGACCCTGCCGCTGGACGTGGCCCGCTCCGGGGTGGACGTCTTCTGGTACAGCCTGGCGGTCTCGGTCAACAGCGTCATCGTGATCGCGGTCGAGCTGCCACTGACCAAGGTCACCCAGAAGTGGCCGGTCCGGATCACCGCGGGCTGCGCCTTCGCCCTGGTCGGCCTCGGCGAGGCGTGCTACGGCCTGCCGCTGGGTGCGGCGGTGATCCTGATCGGCACGCTGATCTGGACGCTCGGCGAGATCCTCGGCGGGCCCACCATGTTCGCCTACCCCGGGCTGGTCGCACCCGACCGGCTGAAGGCCCGTTACATCAGCAGCTTCCAGCTGATGTTCACGGCCGGCACCGCGATCGGGCCGGTGGTCGGCGGCGTGCTGTTCCAACAACTGCACCACGGCGTCTGGCCGGTGGTCGCGGTCTTCGCGGTCTTCTCGACCGTGTTCGGCGTGCTCGGCATCAGGCCGATCCAGCCACTGGTGGCGGCCCGGGACCCGGAGGCGCAGACCGAGCCGGTCGCCGAGACCGTCTGA
- a CDS encoding ParB/RepB/Spo0J family partition protein — translation MRPVELIEIDTLQPGDSPRFREVDEEHVRRLAESEADLPPILVHRSSMRVIDGAHRLSAARRKGERTIAAEFFDGTDAAAYILGVQANVAHGLPLSLAERKAAARRIVELRPELADRAVARTCGLAASTVGGIRREVVGEGARAAARVGQDGRLRPVDGGEGRRRAVAVIRASPDASLREIAQAAGVSLGTAHDIRARLDRGEDPLRGAATPVVPPAGQSAAPAIAPSGVSGVSPVVARAVAAVPRIGAGPGPRPARAARPAKAEPFAGLESLRRDPSLRFTDHGRALLVWLHRRLVVVGEADRELDQIPAHLLPVVAELAQECADSWHRLSVELQCRARQTG, via the coding sequence ATGAGACCTGTGGAGCTGATCGAGATCGACACCCTGCAGCCGGGCGACTCGCCCCGGTTCCGCGAGGTGGACGAGGAGCACGTGCGGCGGCTGGCCGAGTCCGAGGCGGACTTACCGCCGATCCTGGTGCACCGGTCGAGCATGCGGGTGATCGACGGCGCGCACCGGCTGAGCGCCGCCCGGCGCAAGGGCGAACGCACCATCGCCGCCGAGTTCTTCGACGGCACCGACGCGGCCGCCTACATCCTCGGCGTGCAGGCCAACGTGGCGCACGGGCTGCCGCTCTCGCTGGCCGAACGGAAGGCGGCGGCCAGGCGGATCGTCGAGCTGCGGCCCGAGCTGGCCGACCGGGCGGTGGCCCGCACCTGCGGACTGGCCGCCAGCACGGTCGGCGGCATCCGCCGGGAGGTGGTGGGCGAGGGCGCCCGTGCCGCCGCCCGGGTCGGGCAGGACGGGCGGCTGCGGCCGGTGGACGGCGGCGAGGGGCGGCGGCGGGCCGTCGCGGTGATCCGGGCCAGCCCCGACGCCTCGCTGCGCGAGATCGCCCAGGCGGCCGGGGTCTCGCTGGGCACCGCGCACGACATCCGGGCCCGGCTCGACCGCGGCGAGGACCCGCTGCGCGGCGCGGCGACGCCGGTGGTCCCGCCGGCCGGGCAGTCCGCCGCGCCGGCCATCGCGCCGTCGGGGGTGTCGGGGGTGTCGCCGGTGGTGGCCCGCGCGGTCGCGGCGGTGCCGCGGATCGGGGCGGGCCCCGGGCCCCGGCCGGCCCGGGCCGCCCGGCCCGCCAAGGCCGAGCCGTTCGCCGGGCTGGAGAGCCTGCGGCGCGACCCCTCGCTGCGCTTCACCGACCACGGGCGGGCGCTGCTGGTCTGGCTGCACCGGCGGCTGGTGGTGGTCGGCGAGGCCGACCGCGAGCTGGACCAGATCCCGGCGCACCTGCTGCCGGTGGTGGCCGAGTTGGCGCAGGAGTGTGCGGACAGCTGGCACCGCCTGTCGGTCGAGCTCCAGTGCCGGGCCCGGCAGACCGGCTGA
- a CDS encoding DUF2254 domain-containing protein has protein sequence MINRVHLESAWRREALRTNLWLIPTVAVAFAVGLFVLTRDLDEAAYRGSITLPSWVISGTADAARQILTAIAAALITVVSMVFSITIVTLTLASTQFGPRMLRTFIRDRSTQLTLGSFVATFVYAILALIAIGPGSHGDFVPHLSITVCLVLVLADLAVLIYFIHHIAVSIQLPRVIASIAADLSAAIEAGAGEPHRPDGPVSGPSEAELTEQLDIAGAPVTAPSSGYLQFVRHRSLVRVARQLDAVIRLDHRPGHFLVQGSRLATVWPPEAAPAVARSFARAHVTGPSRTLAQDIAFAVDQLVEIAIRALSTAVNDTFTALACIDWLGEGLCRIARGWHPDPVHRDAEGRIRVIARPVSYDRLVRRAFEKVRQAAPGMPAVLIRQLDALVEIMNATGTPDQRAVLLEQAEMIDRLSDISVAEPADRADVHRCYLAVLAAHAARQD, from the coding sequence GTGATCAACCGGGTCCACCTGGAGTCCGCGTGGCGCAGGGAGGCGCTGCGGACCAACCTGTGGCTCATCCCGACCGTGGCCGTGGCGTTCGCGGTCGGCCTGTTCGTGCTCACCCGCGACCTGGACGAGGCCGCCTACCGCGGCTCGATCACCCTCCCGTCCTGGGTGATCAGCGGCACCGCCGACGCCGCCCGGCAGATCCTCACCGCGATCGCGGCGGCGCTGATCACCGTGGTCAGCATGGTCTTCTCGATCACCATCGTGACCCTCACGCTGGCCTCCACCCAGTTCGGGCCGCGGATGCTGCGCACCTTCATCCGGGACCGCAGCACCCAGCTGACCCTGGGCAGCTTCGTGGCCACCTTCGTCTACGCGATCCTGGCGCTGATCGCGATCGGGCCCGGCTCGCACGGCGACTTCGTGCCGCACCTGTCGATCACCGTCTGCCTGGTGCTGGTGCTGGCCGACCTGGCGGTGCTGATCTACTTCATCCACCACATCGCCGTCTCCATCCAGCTGCCCCGGGTGATCGCCTCGATCGCGGCCGACCTGTCGGCCGCGATCGAGGCGGGCGCGGGCGAGCCGCACCGGCCGGACGGGCCGGTCAGCGGACCGTCGGAGGCCGAGCTGACCGAGCAGTTGGACATCGCCGGGGCTCCGGTGACCGCGCCGAGCAGCGGCTACCTGCAGTTCGTCCGGCACCGCAGCCTGGTGCGGGTGGCCCGGCAACTGGACGCGGTGATCCGGCTGGACCACCGGCCCGGCCACTTCCTGGTGCAGGGCAGCCGGCTGGCCACCGTCTGGCCGCCCGAGGCGGCGCCCGCGGTGGCCCGCAGCTTCGCCCGGGCGCACGTCACCGGGCCGTCCCGGACGCTGGCCCAGGACATCGCCTTCGCCGTGGACCAGTTGGTGGAGATCGCGATCCGGGCGCTGTCCACCGCGGTCAACGACACCTTCACCGCGCTGGCCTGCATCGACTGGCTGGGCGAGGGCCTGTGCCGGATCGCCCGGGGCTGGCACCCGGATCCGGTGCACCGGGACGCCGAGGGCCGGATCCGGGTGATCGCCCGGCCGGTGAGCTACGACCGGCTGGTGCGGCGCGCGTTCGAGAAGGTCCGGCAGGCGGCGCCCGGGATGCCGGCGGTGCTGATCCGCCAGCTGGACGCGCTGGTCGAGATCATGAACGCCACCGGCACGCCCGACCAGCGCGCCGTGCTGCTCGAACAGGCCGAGATGATCGACCGGCTGAGCGACATCTCGGTGGCCGAACCGGCCGACCGGGCGGACGTGCACCGCTGCTACCTCGCGGTGCTCGCCGCCCACGCCGCGCGGCAGGACTGA
- a CDS encoding MarR family winged helix-turn-helix transcriptional regulator codes for MTEEHITEDREDAPAPAQAEADWLRLDNQICFALHAASRAFTALYREALDELGLTYSQYLVMLVLWEHGALPVKRIGEHLRLDSGTLSPLLKRLEANGLVVRERSAADERSVTVRATAAGAALRERAAALPGRVVGATGLDLAEVTELRDRINRLTRALDAAALHGSPADCG; via the coding sequence ATGACCGAGGAGCACATCACCGAGGACCGGGAGGACGCGCCCGCCCCCGCGCAGGCCGAGGCCGACTGGCTGCGACTGGACAACCAGATCTGCTTCGCACTGCACGCCGCCTCGCGCGCCTTCACCGCGCTCTACCGCGAGGCGCTCGACGAACTCGGCCTGACCTACTCGCAGTACCTGGTGATGCTGGTGCTCTGGGAGCACGGCGCACTGCCGGTCAAGCGGATCGGCGAACACCTGCGCCTGGACTCCGGCACCCTCTCCCCGCTGCTCAAGCGGCTGGAGGCGAACGGCCTGGTGGTCCGCGAGCGCAGCGCCGCCGACGAACGCTCCGTCACCGTGCGCGCCACCGCCGCCGGCGCCGCGCTGCGCGAGCGGGCCGCGGCCCTGCCCGGCCGGGTGGTCGGCGCCACCGGCCTCGACCTGGCCGAGGTGACCGAGCTGCGCGACCGGATCAACCGGCTGACCCGGGCGCTGGACGCCGCCGCGCTGCACGGCTCCCCGGCCGACTGCGGCTGA